The sequence GCGGTCGAACACGCGGCAGCGGCCGGTCGGCGACAGCACTCCCATGCGGGCGGCGGCGAGCTGGCTCTCCGGTGCCAGCGCGAGGTTCACCCCGCCTGCCACCGCCATCCGGCACTCGCCCGAACGCAGGCTCGCGACCGCGAGATGCACCGCGACCAGCGACGACGACTGTCCCGTGTCGATGAGCAGACTGGGTCCTCGGACACCGAGATGGTGCGAAACCCGGTTCGCGATGACGCCCCGTTGCAACCCCGTCATGGCGTGATGTGACACGGCCTGGCCTGACCGCGACAGCAGCAGCGCGTAGTCGTCCGAACTGGACCCGAGATACACCCCGACGGGCAGCGACGTCAGCGCGGCGGGAACGATGCCCGCATCCTCCATGGCCTCCCACGCCAGCTCCAGCGCGAGGCGCTGCTGCGGGTCCATGGCCAGCGCCTCACGCTGGGAGATCCCGAAGAAGTCAGCGTCGAAATCGGCGACGGAGTCGAGAAACCCTCCCTCGGAGGGGATCTGTGGTCCCGCCGGCACCGCGGCCCTCCGCCGCGCCTCCGACGGCGGCCCCACACTGTCCACACCGGACACCAGGTTGGCCCACCAACGTTCGGAATGGTCGGCGCCGGGCATCCGGCAGGCGAGTCCGATCACGGCAACGGGTTCGTTCTCCCCGATGGTGTTGCGGTCCATCCGACGCGCACCTCCTCTCGTCGTGGTGGGCAGGGTCGAGCCCCTCCGGTCCTGCCGGAGGTCTTCAGGGGGTCACTCCGGTCGCAGGTAGTTCGGTCGCAGGTCGGCGTCGTCGTAGTAGCGGTGGAACACCCGCGTGGCCGACCCCGAGATCGGCGGCACGATCCACGACCAGTCGGCGGGGCACATCCGGCCCGCCGCCTCCTCCCTTTCGAGGTGGGTGAGGAAGCGGTCCGACTCCGTGTGGTGGTCGGTGATCTTCACTCCGGCCGCCTCGAAGGAATGCAGCACGGCCACGTTCAGTTCCACCAGCGCGCGGTCACGCCACAACGACGTCTCGGAGCTGGTGTCCAGCCGCATCTTCGCGGCCACCGTCGGCAGCAGGTCGTAGCGTTCGGTGTCACCGAGGTTGCGCGCCCCGATCTCGGTGCCCATGTACCAGCCGTTGAACGGCGCGGCCGGATACCGCACGCCTCCGATCTCCAGCACCATGCCGGAGATGGCAGGCACGGCGTGCCAGCGAAGGCCGAGGCCCGCGAACCACGGGTAGCGCGGATGGGACAGCGCCACCTCCAGCACGGCATCCGGGGGCAGCTCGAACAACTCGATGCCGTCCCGCGGGGTCTCGATGACGAGCGGCAGCACGTCGAACCGCGTGCCCGGCCCGCGCCAGCCGTGCCGCAGCGCCAGGTCGGTGAGGTCGGCGTTGAGCGGGTCGCCGACGACGCCACCGTCCCGCTGCCGGTAACCGGCGTAGCGGATGAGCTGCTCGTTGTGGATACGCGGCCCAGGACTGCCGGGCCGGTCAGGGGCGAACACCGTGATGGTGGGCCGGATCCGCCCACCGCCACCGGCTTCCACGAGGTGCTTGGCCGACTCCGCCGCGATCCCGGCAGCGTCGCAAGTGTCACGCCTGTCGCGCACCCGCAGGCTTTTCCAGTAGAGCCTGCCGATACACCGGTTGCTGTTGCGCCACGCCACCCGCGCGCCGAACGTCAGCTCCTCGACGGTGTGGGTGTAGGTGCCCGTGCGCTCGACCTCCGCGCGGATCTCCGCCATCCGCTCGTCCGCCGACCGGCCGCGACCGTTTCCCTCACCGTGGAACAGCTCGACGAACCGCTCGGCCTCACCGAGCAGCCAGGCGGTATCCCTGGCACCGTCGTGCCGCTCGCCCGCTGCCGACACACTGTCCGGAGTGGACTCGGTGTCGGCAGCAGAGGCGGTGAGGTGGGCTGTCGCGGCGGCTCGGAGCAGTAGACTCGTGCTGAGCACAGCTCTCCTTGCCCGATCGTCCGCGCCGGATCAGGACAGCCGGATCGGCAGCGCCGTCAGCCCCCGTACCAGCAGGCTGTTGCGCCACGTGAGAGTGCTCGGCTTGCGGGCGAGGCTGAGGTTCGGGTACCGCGCCAGCAGCCTGCTCAACGCCACCTCGATCTCCACGCGCGACAGCGGAGCGCCGAGGCAGTAGTGGATACCGTGGCCGAACGCCAGGCTCCCGCCCAGCGGCCGGGTGAAGTCGAGTCGTTCCGGCTCGGGGAACTTGTCACCGTCCCGGTTGGCCGAGATCAGCGACACGAGCACGAACTGTCCCTTCGGGATGGTCGTATCGCCGATGGTCACGTCCGTGGCCGTGGAACGCAGGGTGGCGACGTTGACGGGGCCGTCGAACCGAAGCAGCTCGTCCACCGCGTTCGGCATCAGTGAAGGGTCGGCCTTCAGTTCGGCCAGCTTGTCGGGGTGTTCCAGCAACGCCAGCACCGCGTTGCCCACCATGCTCGCCGTTGTCTCGTAGCCCGCCACGAACATCAGCGCACAGGTCGAGACCAGCTCACGATCGGTGAGCCTGTCGCCGTCGTCCCGCGCGTTGATCAACGCGGTGATCAGGTCGTCAGCCGGATCGGCCCGCTTGGCCTCGATGACCCCCACCAGGTACTCGTCCACCGCGCGCACCGCCTCGTTCATGCGGGCGGGGTCGTTGGTGGTGAAGATGGTCTCGGTCCAGCGGCGGAAGGCGTCCTCATCGGCGGGCGGGATGCCGAGCAGCCTGCACGTGACGGCCATCGACATCGGGAAGGACACCCGGCGCAGCAGGTCGATCTCCTGCTCGCCCGCGAGCGTGTCGAGCAGGCCGTCCACGATCCTGGTGATCTCGGGGCGCAGCGACTCCACCCTCCTGCGGGTGAACGCCTTCGCCGACAGCTCGCGCAGCCGGGTGTGGTCGGGCGGGTCGGCGAAGAGCATGTGCTTGGTGAGGATGTCGGTGTAGCCCTCGTGCGCCGAGATACCGGTGTTCTGCTGCGCGAAGATGTCGGGCACGCCGTCGAAGGTCTTCGTGAACCGTGCGTCCGACAGAGCTGCCTTGGCTTCCTCGTAGCGGGCGATCACCCAGACGTCGATCCCGTCAGGCGTTCGCATCGGATGCACGGGGCCTTCGGCACGGAGGCGCTCGTAGACCTCGTACGGATCCTGGAAGAACGACATGTCGAGGACGTCGCGGCTCGGGTTCGCAGCGGTCGTCATTCGCACACACCTCTCTGTCACCCGCAAAGTCGGTCCCGAGCCTAGAGTTTCCGGAACGGGTTCTGCCATAACGGAAACTAGTTACGCCCGCCTGCCGCCACAGCCAGATCCGTGGTCTCCGCGAGCGTCATGACTCTCGCGACAGCGGATCGCGATCGGACCCGCAGCTTGCGAAGTATCCGTCCAACGTGGACTTGAACGGTGTTGAGCTTGATGTCGAGGACACTGGCGATCTGCTGGTTCGAACTTCCCTCCGCGATCAGGCGCGCCACCTGTTTCTCCCGTGGGGAAAGACTGCCGACGACGGTGCGGACGGCACGCTCGGCCTCGGCCGTGACCTCGGCCGCCGTCTGCGCGCTCGTGCGGAGCAGGCGCACGTGGTCGGCCGCCGCGGTCGCCGCGCACGACCGGTACAGCTCTTCGGCCCGCGCGAACGCCTCGAGCGAGTCGGACGTCCTTCCCAGCCTGCCCTGCACTGTGCCCAGCAGCGACAACGCCGCCGCCTCGCCGAGCCGGGCGCCTGCCCGCTCGAACGCCATGCGCGCCGTGTCCGCAGCAGGCCGCGCCGAGGCGGGGTCGGACCGGGACAGCGCCTCGGCCCTCGCCAGATGCGCCCAGCCGAGCGGATGATCGTGGTACTGCGTGCTCGTGGACGCCATGGCCAGCTCGCTCCAGCGTTCGGCCTCGGCCTGGTTTCCGAGCTCGGCATCGGCGGCGGCCAGCGCGGCCAGGAGCCTCGCTCTCGACATCGCGGGCGCCAGTGGTAGCGATCGGCCTCCTGCCGCGTCGATCAGCTGGTCGCGGCCTTCCCTGGGCCGTCCCGTGGCGATCAGGCTCAGGCCGAGCACCATGCCCACCGCCGCGAAGCGCGGGTGCGCCCCCGCCTCCCGGCGAGCTTCCTCGGCCAGTTCGCGACTCCGCGCGGGATCGCCCGATTCGAACGCGATCGCGCTCTGCGCGGCGAGGACGAGCCCCCGGCACACCGGCGTGCCGCGCCCTTCCGCGGTCTCGCGGGCCCGGTGCACATGCCTGATCGCGTCGCCGAGTCTGCCGTCCTCGCGCGACGTGGCACCGAGCAGGACGCGGAAGAGGATCGTGCGATCGAGGTCGAAGGCGGCCTCGGCGATGCGCAGTCCGCGCCGCTGATGTGCTTGCGCCTCTCGCAGCCTGCGCAGTTGCATCTCGACCCACGACAGGTCGGCGAGCGTGGACAGCATCCTCCGCGCGGCGGCGTCGTCGAGCGTGTCCAGGTAGGCGGCCACCTCGTCGGCATGCTCGGCCGCCTTGCGCAGATCGCCGGTCCAGCAACAAGCCACCGCGACCGACGTGCCCGCCTCAGCGAGCGACACCGGATCGCCCCACGACTCCGCGCAGGCGTAGGCGGCCTTGGCGTAGCACGACTGGGTCTCGAAGTCGTTCTCCCTGCCGTAGCAGGCGGCCGCCTCGATCAGCAGTGGCAGCGCGGCGGGGGCGTGAGGCCCCACGCGCACCAGTTCGCTGTTCAGCTCGGCGAGCCGGTGTCCCGGCGCGCTGAGCTGGGCCCGCAGCACCGTGTCGAAGTCACCTTCCGGCGTCTCGGGCACGTAGGCCGCGAAGGGGAACACCTGGGACATCAAGGCTCACCGATCCTCGTCCACCGTTCGACAATACTCGACCCCCGCCTTCCCAACATATACACAAAGAGCAGGGGACGAACCCAGGTCTCAGCGAATTCTCAATGCCCGGAGCACCGGGAGAAAGGAAACTTCGTATTAACGCGAGAACCGGGGACGGACAGTGCCGAAAAAGAGAGACTTCGATGGTCTCGATCGCCTCATGGGCAGCTTTTCGCATGGCCGCTCGAACCCTAGCCATCCCCGCCACGGACCGTCAACCGGCCGTAACGGTGGACCCGTTCCCGGATCGGGACGATCACCCGCCTTTGGTCCGGACGGCGCAATCCGGACTGGACCGATCTGGTCGATCATGCTCCTGACGGCGTGGGGCGATCGGCGCAATCCCCGTCGCCGCACCCAGGCACCGCAGCTGTCCAGCCACGGAGAAAATCACTCGAATGGCCCAGCAGCGTGCTCGTTCACCCCGATGGCGACCCTGCCGGACGGGGGTCGCCGCGCGGCGCTCGCGCGATGCCGCCGTCCCTCGACCCGCCGTCGCCGGAAGCGCACGAGAGCCCTGAGCGACGTCCGCCCTCGGGCCGGCTTCGCTCACGCGGGCCGCGCGCCGCATTCGAATGACGACAAAGGTGATACGAATTCGAATCCCTTCTCCGGGGGGAACTCGACGCACTCCTTTCAGGAACAACCGGACAGGCACGACGCAAGGACTCCAAAGCGCCGGAAGCACGTCCCGCTCAGCCCGAGTTCAACTGTTTTCCGACGCGCTTTCGAGATAGTCTCCGCCCGCCGGAAGATTCGAGCTCGCGGACATTCTCCGCCCGTCGCCCGAACTGTCAGCGCGACTCCATGACGGCCGCTGTTTCCGCCCGTCGGCCCGGCAGGCGTCGCGGAGCCGTCCCGGCATCCCGGCCCAGGTGAGCGCCGGAGCGGCCCCACCGGTGGCCTTCCGGGAACGACACCGTCGTCCGACAGTGCATGACCTTCCGGACAGGTGCCGTTCGCCGAACGAGAACACCTCACCCAGCAGGCGAGAAAGACATCGCCCTTGCGATCCCGCGCCGCTAGGCTGACCCGTCGGGAAGCCACCATCGCGACAGAGCCGTCCCGTTCTCGTGCCTTCCACCGATTCCGACGCGACATCCACCTGCCAGCGAGGTTGCCACTCCCATGATCGATAGCGTGCATGCCGACCAGACGGCGTCCGGCACCGAAGGGTCCACACCTCGAAGCGGTCCCTTGATCGCTGTGCTGGTCGTCTCGGCCTTCGTCATGATCCTCAACGAGACGATTCTGAGTGTCGCGCTGCGTGATCTGACCGTCGAGTTGGGAGTCGCGACCACCACCGTGCAGTGGTTGACCAGCGGGTTCCTGCTCACCATGGCGGTCGTCATCCCCACAACGGGCTTCCTGCTCGAACGCTTCACCCCCCGGCAGATCTTCCTCGCCTCGCTGAGTATGTTCAGCGCGGGCACGCTGCTCAGCGCGCTCGCCCCCGGCTTCGAGATGCTGCTGGCCGGTCGTGTGGTGCAGGCCTGCGGCACGGCGGTGATGCTCCCGCTGCTGATGACCTCGGTGATGCGATTGGTGCCGCTCGACCGGCGCGGAGCCATGATGGGCACGATCACCATCGTCATCGCCGTCGCGCCCGCCGTCGGTCCCACCATCGGCGGAGCGCTGCTCTCCTCGCTGGGGTGGCGCTGGATGTTCTGGCTCGTGCTGCCGCTCGCGCTGTGCGCGCTGGCCGTGGGCGCGGCGTGGTTCCGCCTCGACAGCCACACCAGGCGCGTGCCGCTCGATTTGGTGTCGGTGATCCTGTCCGCCATCGGCTTCGGTGGGCTGCTCTACGGCCTCGCCTCGATCGGTGAGTCGGGAGGCGGGACGCACGCACTCCCACCGTGGGTACCCATCGCGGCCGGGGCGCTGTCGCTCGCCGTGTTCACCGTGCGGCAGCTTCGTCTGCAACGCGACGACCGCGCGCTGCTCGACCTGCGGCCGTTCACCTACCGCAGCTTCGCGGTGGGGCTGACGTTGACCGGGCTGTTGTTCATCTGCCTCCTCGGCGTCGCCTCGATCATGCTGCCGCTCTACCTCCAGACGGTGCTGGGCACCAGCACGTTCGTCAGCGGGCTCGCCGTCCTGCCCGGTGGCCTGATCCTCGGTCTTCTCGGCAGGCCCGTCG comes from Saccharomonospora xinjiangensis XJ-54 and encodes:
- a CDS encoding nitric oxide synthase oxygenase, which encodes MLSTSLLLRAAATAHLTASAADTESTPDSVSAAGERHDGARDTAWLLGEAERFVELFHGEGNGRGRSADERMAEIRAEVERTGTYTHTVEELTFGARVAWRNSNRCIGRLYWKSLRVRDRRDTCDAAGIAAESAKHLVEAGGGGRIRPTITVFAPDRPGSPGPRIHNEQLIRYAGYRQRDGGVVGDPLNADLTDLALRHGWRGPGTRFDVLPLVIETPRDGIELFELPPDAVLEVALSHPRYPWFAGLGLRWHAVPAISGMVLEIGGVRYPAAPFNGWYMGTEIGARNLGDTERYDLLPTVAAKMRLDTSSETSLWRDRALVELNVAVLHSFEAAGVKITDHHTESDRFLTHLEREEAAGRMCPADWSWIVPPISGSATRVFHRYYDDADLRPNYLRPE
- a CDS encoding cytochrome P450 family protein yields the protein MTTAANPSRDVLDMSFFQDPYEVYERLRAEGPVHPMRTPDGIDVWVIARYEEAKAALSDARFTKTFDGVPDIFAQQNTGISAHEGYTDILTKHMLFADPPDHTRLRELSAKAFTRRRVESLRPEITRIVDGLLDTLAGEQEIDLLRRVSFPMSMAVTCRLLGIPPADEDAFRRWTETIFTTNDPARMNEAVRAVDEYLVGVIEAKRADPADDLITALINARDDGDRLTDRELVSTCALMFVAGYETTASMVGNAVLALLEHPDKLAELKADPSLMPNAVDELLRFDGPVNVATLRSTATDVTIGDTTIPKGQFVLVSLISANRDGDKFPEPERLDFTRPLGGSLAFGHGIHYCLGAPLSRVEIEVALSRLLARYPNLSLARKPSTLTWRNSLLVRGLTALPIRLS
- a CDS encoding LuxR C-terminal-related transcriptional regulator; its protein translation is MSQVFPFAAYVPETPEGDFDTVLRAQLSAPGHRLAELNSELVRVGPHAPAALPLLIEAAACYGRENDFETQSCYAKAAYACAESWGDPVSLAEAGTSVAVACCWTGDLRKAAEHADEVAAYLDTLDDAAARRMLSTLADLSWVEMQLRRLREAQAHQRRGLRIAEAAFDLDRTILFRVLLGATSREDGRLGDAIRHVHRARETAEGRGTPVCRGLVLAAQSAIAFESGDPARSRELAEEARREAGAHPRFAAVGMVLGLSLIATGRPREGRDQLIDAAGGRSLPLAPAMSRARLLAALAAADAELGNQAEAERWSELAMASTSTQYHDHPLGWAHLARAEALSRSDPASARPAADTARMAFERAGARLGEAAALSLLGTVQGRLGRTSDSLEAFARAEELYRSCAATAAADHVRLLRTSAQTAAEVTAEAERAVRTVVGSLSPREKQVARLIAEGSSNQQIASVLDIKLNTVQVHVGRILRKLRVRSRSAVARVMTLAETTDLAVAAGGRN
- a CDS encoding MDR family MFS transporter, producing the protein MIDSVHADQTASGTEGSTPRSGPLIAVLVVSAFVMILNETILSVALRDLTVELGVATTTVQWLTSGFLLTMAVVIPTTGFLLERFTPRQIFLASLSMFSAGTLLSALAPGFEMLLAGRVVQACGTAVMLPLLMTSVMRLVPLDRRGAMMGTITIVIAVAPAVGPTIGGALLSSLGWRWMFWLVLPLALCALAVGAAWFRLDSHTRRVPLDLVSVILSAIGFGGLLYGLASIGESGGGTHALPPWVPIAAGALSLAVFTVRQLRLQRDDRALLDLRPFTYRSFAVGLTLTGLLFICLLGVASIMLPLYLQTVLGTSTFVSGLAVLPGGLILGLLGRPVGALYDRVGPRPLVVPGAVAMAVALWLFTTLGPASPLVFVIAIHVLLMSGLALMMTPLMTESLGVLPEHLHSHGSAILSTLQQVAGALGTAVFVTVAAVGSAENALSPDVDGLRAAFVTAGCVGTLAVVTSLFLRRRPAENDEVADSAEAPEVTAVAGPSASA